The Thomasclavelia ramosa DSM 1402 genome includes a region encoding these proteins:
- a CDS encoding Cof-type HAD-IIB family hydrolase codes for MKITKKQLNKIKMIVCDLDGTLFNHKKEISSATITYLIKLQENGYTLVLATGRFFYELKPYIEQLQLEKYHGYVICCNGIEIYDLTHNKCRSFSFLEQIEINELLQLSLYYRLNIRANFDHKYQMILNNWLYFLIPLIRIFTKRYPDLTFYKNTAVVPWNKLGKICLLSSPRKLKLFEAAAQTKFPGLYQYYYTNRYCVEVVKAEVNKCYAVKYLCQLNNLNLENVLAFGDSGNDEELLNNAGIGIIMKNGLSSLKKKATYLTFKNNRHEGVLNMLEYLFDDLIKDKN; via the coding sequence ATGAAAATAACAAAAAAGCAGTTAAATAAAATAAAAATGATTGTTTGTGATCTTGATGGCACACTGTTTAACCATAAAAAAGAAATATCATCAGCTACAATCACTTATTTAATTAAATTACAAGAAAATGGTTATACTCTTGTTCTTGCAACAGGTCGCTTCTTTTATGAATTAAAGCCATACATTGAACAATTACAGCTGGAAAAATATCATGGCTATGTGATTTGCTGTAATGGAATAGAGATTTATGATCTTACTCACAATAAGTGTAGATCTTTTTCTTTTTTAGAACAAATAGAAATTAACGAACTACTTCAATTATCCCTTTATTACCGGTTAAATATACGTGCTAATTTTGATCATAAATATCAAATGATTTTAAATAATTGGCTATACTTTTTAATCCCCTTGATTCGAATATTTACTAAACGTTATCCCGACCTCACTTTTTATAAAAATACTGCTGTAGTACCTTGGAATAAACTTGGAAAAATTTGTTTACTTTCTTCACCTAGAAAATTAAAGCTTTTTGAAGCTGCTGCACAAACAAAATTTCCTGGACTATATCAATATTATTACACCAACCGTTACTGTGTTGAAGTTGTTAAAGCAGAAGTCAATAAATGTTATGCTGTAAAATATTTATGTCAGTTAAATAATTTAAATTTAGAAAATGTCTTAGCTTTTGGAGATAGTGGTAATGATGAAGAATTATTAAACAATGCCGGTATTGGGATTATTATGAAAAATGGTCTTTCCTCATTAAAGAAAAAAGCTACCTATCTTACTTTCAAAAATAATCGACATGAGGGTGTCTTAAATATGTTAGAATATTTATTTGATGATCTTATTAAAGATAAAAATTAG
- a CDS encoding L-lactate dehydrogenase produces the protein MRQDDDLKKVVLVGTGFVGMSMAYSILNTGGIDELVLIDVDQEKAIGEAMDISHGLPYSKSSLKVKAGGYDECKDADIVVITAGAAQKPNQTRLELASVNAKIMKSITEQIMASGFDGIIIVASNPVDLMSYVVQKVSGLPTSRVIGSGTILDTARLRYLLSEYLNISSTNIHAYILGEHGDSSFVPWMNTYIGCKSMMEYIVEMNIDMNEMHKIYKEVQQAAYEIIKRKNATYYGIGLSLNRLITAILSDENAVLTVSAYQQGEYKQEGLYIGVPAIINRQGISKIMTLHLNNVDQHKFDRSCETLKEMIDGELEAIINS, from the coding sequence ATGAGACAAGATGATGATTTGAAAAAGGTTGTATTAGTAGGGACTGGTTTTGTAGGAATGTCAATGGCATATTCTATTTTAAATACTGGTGGTATTGATGAACTTGTATTAATAGATGTGGATCAAGAAAAAGCAATTGGAGAGGCAATGGATATTAGCCACGGTCTACCATATAGTAAAAGTAGTTTAAAGGTTAAAGCTGGTGGTTATGATGAATGTAAAGATGCTGATATTGTTGTAATTACTGCTGGAGCTGCTCAAAAACCAAATCAAACAAGATTGGAATTAGCTAGTGTTAATGCAAAAATTATGAAATCTATTACTGAGCAAATTATGGCTAGTGGATTTGATGGAATTATTATCGTTGCAAGTAATCCTGTTGATTTGATGAGTTATGTAGTCCAAAAAGTATCAGGATTACCAACAAGCCGTGTAATTGGTAGTGGGACTATTTTAGATACAGCTAGATTACGTTATTTATTAAGTGAGTATTTGAACATTTCCTCAACAAATATTCATGCGTATATATTAGGTGAACATGGTGATTCTTCATTTGTACCATGGATGAATACTTATATTGGCTGCAAGAGTATGATGGAATATATTGTGGAAATGAATATCGATATGAACGAGATGCATAAAATTTATAAAGAAGTACAACAAGCTGCATATGAGATAATTAAACGTAAAAATGCAACTTATTATGGTATAGGTCTATCTTTAAATCGTTTAATTACAGCAATTTTAAGTGATGAAAATGCCGTATTAACAGTTTCTGCATATCAACAAGGTGAATATAAGCAAGAAGGGCTATATATCGGGGTACCTGCAATCATTAATCGTCAAGGGATTAGTAAGATCATGACACTGCATTTAAATAATGTAGATCAACATAAATTTGATCGTAGCTGTGAAACTTTAAAAGAGATGATTGATGGTGAATTAGAGGCAATTATTAATAGCTAA
- a CDS encoding putative manganese transporter — protein MEILLEPIQESLMTVPVLFLACLLVEYISNRDVVNKVMEFGKVGPFIGAILGSIPQCGFSVIAARLYSMRYLTMGTLLSIFIATSDEALAILVVHPDLWEMLVVLIVLKIVLGTVTGYVVDRLNHRSHDDYEYLQVEPCDCGCQNGIWLPALRHTLNIFIFILLTNIVFTLIIAGIGEETVTNLLKTNWIFQPIIAGVIGFIPNCAGSVILTQLYVSGGLSFGALLTGLTTSAGVGTLALIKYNENKKDTFKILFISYVIALVVGYIASLVML, from the coding sequence ATGGAAATATTATTAGAACCAATTCAAGAATCCCTGATGACAGTACCAGTATTATTTTTGGCCTGCTTATTAGTAGAATACATATCTAATCGTGATGTTGTCAATAAGGTAATGGAGTTTGGAAAAGTCGGTCCTTTTATCGGAGCGATTTTAGGAAGTATCCCTCAGTGTGGTTTTTCAGTTATTGCGGCCCGATTATATTCGATGCGTTACTTGACAATGGGAACTTTATTATCAATCTTTATTGCCACAAGTGATGAAGCTTTGGCTATTTTAGTAGTACATCCTGATTTATGGGAAATGTTAGTTGTTTTAATTGTTTTAAAAATTGTTTTAGGTACAGTTACCGGTTATGTAGTAGATCGTTTGAATCATCGAAGTCATGATGATTATGAATATTTACAAGTAGAGCCTTGTGATTGTGGTTGTCAAAATGGTATTTGGTTACCGGCTTTACGACATACACTCAATATTTTTATCTTTATTTTATTAACAAATATCGTCTTTACATTAATTATTGCGGGGATTGGTGAAGAAACAGTAACCAACCTTTTAAAAACAAATTGGATATTCCAGCCAATCATTGCGGGAGTTATTGGTTTTATCCCTAATTGTGCTGGTTCAGTTATACTGACACAATTATATGTGTCCGGTGGTTTAAGTTTTGGTGCATTACTGACAGGTTTAACGACAAGTGCCGGTGTAGGAACATTAGCTTTAATAAAATATAATGAGAATAAAAAAGACACATTTAAAATATTATTTATTTCGTATGTTATTGCTTTAGTGGTTGGTTATATAGCCTCATTAGTAATGCTATAG
- a CDS encoding S41 family peptidase yields the protein MEDFIRPNHNPEPKLKPKKTKHIRETLFIVCMIVCLAVGFVSGYVAKKTVPTNSTSKNAESIIDEAYEILDEAWLNPNDKDVDIKGNTITALVESLGDMHSSYFTYEESKTYNQSVDGNYEGIGVAQRTVSEGTMVMQVYKNSPAEKSGLQVGDIITGVDGNSVAGKSADEISDLIRGEANTKVKLTIIRNTEQQEVEVERANVDSAVTSEIRDNDGKKFGYVKINTFGSTTADDIEAALQTFTAEKIDTLVLDLRDNGGGYLTAATDVLSLFMKEDKLLFQMETKNGAIEKYKAKDCQKYNFINGYILVNGNTASASEVVAGALQEKMNYKLVGDQTYGKGTAQTQKQLSDGSVLKYTYAKWLLPSGTWINGKGLTPDYSVSNTDTSGIYTKALETDMGYDSVGTAIASMQKMLSILGYDCGRNDGYFSQQSVEALKQFEQANNLTVDGIYTNSDRQKLEAAVIMYANSENNDYQYKKLMELIK from the coding sequence ATGGAAGACTTTATTCGCCCAAATCATAATCCGGAGCCAAAGTTGAAGCCAAAGAAAACAAAACATATTAGAGAAACCCTATTCATTGTTTGTATGATTGTTTGTTTGGCAGTTGGTTTTGTATCTGGTTATGTAGCAAAAAAAACAGTTCCGACTAACAGTACTAGCAAAAATGCAGAATCAATTATTGATGAAGCTTATGAAATATTAGATGAAGCTTGGTTAAATCCTAATGATAAGGATGTTGACATCAAAGGGAATACTATTACCGCCTTAGTAGAATCGCTGGGGGATATGCATTCTTCATATTTTACATATGAAGAATCTAAGACATATAACCAAAGCGTTGATGGGAACTATGAAGGTATTGGTGTAGCACAGCGAACTGTTAGTGAAGGTACAATGGTAATGCAGGTGTATAAAAATTCGCCAGCAGAAAAAAGTGGTTTACAAGTTGGAGATATTATTACAGGCGTTGACGGGAATAGTGTTGCTGGTAAGAGTGCTGATGAAATTTCTGATTTAATTCGTGGTGAAGCGAATACTAAAGTTAAGTTGACAATTATACGTAATACTGAACAACAAGAAGTTGAAGTAGAGCGAGCCAATGTAGATAGTGCGGTAACTAGTGAAATAAGAGATAATGATGGTAAAAAATTTGGTTATGTAAAAATTAATACTTTTGGAAGTACTACAGCTGATGATATTGAAGCAGCTTTACAGACTTTTACTGCTGAAAAAATTGATACTTTGGTCTTAGATCTGCGAGATAATGGCGGAGGATATCTTACAGCTGCCACTGATGTATTAAGTTTATTTATGAAAGAAGATAAACTGCTTTTCCAAATGGAAACTAAAAACGGTGCAATCGAGAAATATAAGGCTAAAGATTGTCAAAAATATAATTTTATAAATGGATATATTCTTGTAAATGGAAATACTGCATCAGCATCAGAAGTTGTTGCAGGAGCATTACAAGAAAAAATGAATTATAAATTAGTCGGGGATCAAACTTATGGTAAGGGAACGGCGCAGACGCAAAAACAGCTCAGTGACGGATCAGTCTTAAAATATACTTATGCAAAATGGTTATTACCAAGTGGTACATGGATAAATGGAAAAGGATTGACACCTGATTATTCTGTAAGTAATACGGATACAAGTGGTATTTATACCAAAGCACTGGAAACTGATATGGGATATGATAGTGTTGGTACAGCAATTGCCTCAATGCAAAAAATGTTAAGTATTTTAGGTTATGACTGTGGACGTAATGATGGATATTTTTCACAACAGTCAGTGGAAGCCTTAAAACAATTTGAACAAGCTAATAATTTAACTGTTGATGGTATTTATACTAATAGTGATCGGCAGAAATTAGAGGCTGCGGTAATCATGTATGCTAATAGTGAAAATAATGATTATCAGTATAAAAAATTAATGGAATTGATAAAATAA
- the nspC gene encoding carboxynorspermidine decarboxylase, whose amino-acid sequence MKTPYYLIDEQLLEKNLKILYTVKERTGCKILLAQKCFSMFSVYPLIAEYLDGTTASGLYEAKLGYEEMHKENHVFSTAYRDDEIEEIMNICDHVVFNSFNQWQKYQNLAKQTSTSCGIRINPECSTQIGHEIYDPCAKFSRMGVTLENFKEELLEGIEGLHFHTLCEQNSDDLITTIRAVEEKFGKYLGQMKWLNFGGGHHITRKDYDLEKLIKIINEIKEKYQVQVYLEPGEAVALNAGFLVSSVLDIIHNGMAIAIMDTSAACHMPDVLEMPYRPEIIDSALPNVKTYTYRLGGPTCLAGDIIGDYSFDQPLQVGQQLWFKDMAIYSMVKNNTFNGMNLPSIVLKQKEKLKIIKEFNYCDFKNRLS is encoded by the coding sequence ATGAAGACACCATATTATTTAATTGATGAACAATTATTAGAAAAAAATTTAAAAATACTTTATACGGTTAAAGAACGAACTGGTTGTAAAATTCTATTGGCTCAAAAATGTTTTTCAATGTTCAGTGTTTACCCTCTAATAGCTGAATATTTAGATGGGACAACTGCTAGTGGACTATATGAAGCTAAGCTTGGCTATGAAGAGATGCATAAAGAAAATCATGTTTTTAGTACCGCCTATCGTGATGATGAAATTGAAGAAATCATGAATATATGTGACCATGTAGTCTTTAATTCATTTAATCAGTGGCAAAAATATCAAAATCTAGCAAAACAAACAAGTACTTCATGTGGAATTAGAATCAATCCTGAATGTTCAACTCAAATAGGTCATGAAATCTATGATCCTTGCGCAAAGTTTTCACGAATGGGGGTAACATTAGAAAACTTTAAGGAAGAACTGCTTGAGGGAATAGAGGGACTGCATTTTCATACTCTATGTGAACAAAACAGCGATGATTTAATAACTACTATTAGGGCTGTTGAAGAAAAATTTGGTAAGTATTTAGGACAAATGAAATGGTTGAATTTTGGTGGTGGTCATCATATTACTCGTAAAGACTATGATCTTGAAAAATTAATAAAAATTATTAATGAAATAAAAGAAAAATATCAAGTACAAGTATATTTAGAGCCAGGTGAAGCTGTGGCTTTAAATGCTGGGTTTCTAGTTTCCAGTGTTCTAGATATTATCCACAATGGTATGGCTATCGCAATTATGGATACTTCAGCAGCTTGTCATATGCCAGATGTATTAGAGATGCCGTATCGACCAGAAATTATCGATAGTGCACTACCAAATGTTAAAACATACACATATCGCTTAGGAGGACCAACTTGTTTAGCTGGAGATATTATTGGTGATTATTCATTTGACCAGCCTTTACAGGTAGGACAACAGTTATGGTTTAAAGATATGGCAATTTATTCAATGGTAAAAAATAATACTTTTAATGGGATGAACTTACCTAGTATTGTTTTAAAACAAAAAGAAAAACTTAAAATAATCAAAGAATTCAATTATTGTGATTTTAAAAATCGGTTGTCATAA
- a CDS encoding N-acetylmuramoyl-L-alanine amidase family protein produces MKKLLSIFLIMLCFSGCKQNNDSELIKTEAVEAQQTAFVEKEGEVLVPESLRTVQLPIVGDSRVIVIDAGHQRRGDSNKEPIGPGASQTKAKVTTGATGISTGNLESAINLEVALKLQKKLEDSGYQVIMVRTSQDVNISNQQRAEIANKNNAGAFIRLHCNSDDSSSIHGTLTMAPSESNPYCSQIATASQRLSKTVVNSICNQTGSKNRGVIITDVMSGINWCQVPVTIVEMGFMSNPDEDRLLGDSTYQDKIVTGIVLGINEYFKN; encoded by the coding sequence ATGAAGAAATTACTCAGTATTTTCCTAATTATGTTATGTTTTAGTGGCTGTAAACAAAATAATGATTCTGAATTAATCAAAACTGAAGCAGTTGAAGCTCAACAAACGGCATTTGTTGAAAAAGAAGGCGAAGTACTTGTTCCGGAATCTTTGCGAACAGTTCAATTACCAATCGTTGGTGATAGTCGTGTAATTGTGATTGACGCAGGACATCAACGACGTGGCGATAGCAACAAAGAGCCAATTGGACCTGGAGCTAGTCAAACAAAAGCTAAAGTAACAACAGGAGCAACGGGAATAAGTACAGGTAATTTAGAATCAGCAATTAATCTTGAAGTTGCATTAAAGTTACAAAAAAAATTAGAAGATTCGGGTTATCAAGTAATTATGGTTCGGACAAGTCAAGATGTGAATATTTCTAATCAACAGCGTGCGGAGATTGCTAATAAAAATAATGCTGGAGCATTTATTCGACTGCACTGTAATAGTGATGACAGTAGTAGTATTCATGGAACTTTAACTATGGCACCATCGGAATCTAATCCATATTGTAGTCAAATTGCTACAGCTTCTCAACGATTGTCAAAAACGGTTGTAAATAGTATTTGTAATCAAACAGGCAGCAAAAATCGTGGCGTTATTATTACTGATGTGATGAGTGGAATAAACTGGTGTCAAGTACCTGTAACAATAGTAGAAATGGGATTTATGTCTAATCCAGATGAGGATAGGTTATTAGGAGACAGTACTTATCAAGATAAAATTGTTACGGGAATTGTTTTAGGAATAAATGAATATTTTAAAAACTAG